In the genome of Haloplanus salinus, the window ACAGAGCCATGGTCACTAGTATTACCGCCGTGTTTGCGGAACCAGACACGCTCACGGTCTGGAGACGCACCTTCCTCAAGTTCCAACCGGCGACCGAAGAAATCTCGTTAGGCACTCAACCGATAACAATTTCCCGAGCAATCTTGATCTTGTAGATCTTGCAGAGAGACATGGACGACAAACTCGTTCAAGAGATGCTCGGGGATCACTCACGGAATCCACGGAATTACGGTGAACTCCAATCACCTGATATCGAAGCCGAAATGACGAACCCGCAGTGTGTCGGCCCAACTCATCCCGATGGCGACCGTGTCTCCCTTCAGGTCGCTCTTAGCGACGAAGGAAACATTATCGAGGCCGTTCGCTTTACAGGAGATGGATGTACATTATCTCAAGCCGGTGCTTCGTTGTTGTCCGAACAGATGGTTGGTACCGCTGTTTCTGAGATCATCGAGTGGGATAACGAATACATCGAAGAACGTGTTAGAATGGAGTTGACACCCAGCAGGCTCCAGTGTGCAGAATTAGTCCTCACGGCTTTTCGGCAAGCGGTTGAAGACCACGATTAGCTCCCGAGAGTCATCGCCAAGATGTGTTGCTCATTGCCACGCACCAGCGGTCACGGTGAAGCCAACATCCCGAAGTCGATCACCGAGTGGATCACCAATCCCCGAAGCGGGCGTCAGAATGCCACCGTCTAGCGGTGACTCCGTCTCACCTCGCAGCAAGCACATCCCAGCCTCTCCGAGCATCCGGGCGGTTGCGCCATAGCCAGGATCCAGTTCGGCTCCGATCTCACTTACGACAGTGAACGGCCCATCGGTCGTTGTCCCTCGGCCGATGACACGAATCAAGAAGTGACCTGATCTGATCTCCGCTTCCGAGGGCCCTGTGCCCGGCTCAGGGAACACGAACCGACGCAATCCACGCCGAAGCAGCCGACTCTTCATCGCAGCGGTTCCGACACCCAAGCCGAGTGCGATCCCGCCAGCTGCTGCGGCACCGCCGATCCCAGAACTGGTTGGAATGACCTCTGTACACCGAAACTCTCGGCCCCACGGATACTCCAAGAGGGCATTGCTCCGTCGGATTACCCGTTCGTTGACGGCTGCCATCGGCGAGGGAGCCGTCCATATCGAGCGGATGGAATCTCGCTGTGGTCGTCGTTGTTCGCCTGTATCGACACCGTAGCGTTCGCCCGGTGGAGCCAACGAGTACGGATTTGATACTGTTTCTCGGGCAATCGGATCAGTTGCGGCGGCTTCGAATAATTCGGCCGCACTGGCTAAGGTGCCGCCACTCACCCCACCCTCTCCATCTTCGAGATAGATACGAACGAACTCACAAGCGTCTCCAAACTCCTCGGTAGCGTACGATTGCAGCAGTTTGACCCCGAGGTCGGATGGGATCGAATCGAACCCACAGCTGTGGACGATTTTCACGTCGGCAGCCACAGCATCGTCGTGATAGCGGTCGATCATCTCTCGAACCCAATTAATCTCCCCGGTGAGATCACAGTAGTCGGTTCCAGCCTCAATGCAGGCTTCGACGAGTGGTGTCCCGTATGTTGTGTAGGGCCCGACTGTCGTACAGACGACCTTCGTTTGGCTGGCCATCTCACGGAGGCTCGCCGGTTTGGTGGCATCACCGACGACAATGGCGATCTCCTCTCGATCAGACTCATTTGCAAGCCTTTCTGCGAGCCGGCGGAGCTTGGATGCATTTCGACCACCAAGAGCAACAGACAGTTCAGCAGCGGGGTAGTGACTGGTGAGATGTTCGGCGACGAGTTGGCCAGCGAATCCTGTGGCTCCCCAGACCACGATATCGTAGTTGTTTGTTGTAGATGACACGAGTTTCTACTACCAATAGGACGCGAAGAACCTCAACTGTTCGGGCAAGGCACTGACCGGTGATAGGGAACCATCTCATCCGGTTTCGATCAGGAACTGCTGTGCCAGATGTAGAGAATAGATTCAGTACGTGGCTCTCGTGTTATTCATCTCGGATAGAATAAATCACCCGTTGGAATGTGCTGCTCATCATGGGATCGCGCCGCCTCTCGGCCGTGGACTGGGCTCGTCAGAGCATCGCTGCCGTCGCTCTCGGCATCCTCCTCGTGGCACTCGTGCCCGTCACGATTGGTACCGTCGCGTACTTCGCTATCGGCTACGGCCCAAACGCCGAAGCGCTGACTACTGTCGAAGGAAACGAGGCGATAACGATCGAGCGATTCGACAGAGGAACCGCCGTCCGGAGCGGACCAATCACCAACAACACCGTTGGTGTCGTCTACTATCCCGGAGCGCGGGTAAACCACGAGAGCTACGTGCCGACCGCCGCGTTGATCGTCACGGAACGCCATATCGTGGTCGTTATTGTCGACATGCCGCTCAACCTCGCGGTCTTGGCACCGAACCGCGCCGCCGACGCTATGGCAACCCAGCCCGCAGTTGAGTCCTGGAATATCGCCGGTCACTCCCTCGGCGGTGCCATGGCATGTCGATACGCCGCGGACAACGCGGCGGATCTCGACGGACTCGTTCTCCACGCAGCGTACTGCGACGTCGACATCAGTCACAGCGATCTCCGGGTGTTATCCGTCCTCGGCACCGACGATGGCGTTCTCAACGCTGACCGAGAACGCAAACACCGTGCGTTGCTCCCCGCAGATGCGGAAATCGTCGAACTAGATGGTGTAAACCACGCCGGGTTTGGTGCCTACGGGCCACAGCGTGGCGACACACCTGCAACTCGTGAACCTTCCGCGATGCGCGCTGACGTCGCCGATGTCACCGGTTCCTGGCTCGTTAGACCGAACATCGGCACCACGAACGAAACAACCGTGAATACCACAGCGAACGAATCAGCGAAGACATCGGCGATTTACACTGGATGACGACCGGGATGCACTGAATCGTCTAATGAATCATGGACGTATTGAACCGGGGACAAACCCGCAGTCGTTTCGAACGCACCGGCTCCGTTGAAACCGTTAAAGATTCGCAAATGTGATCTGTACGTCGAGAAAGCCCCTTGTACTACCGGCCCGACGGCATCGATTTGCCTCTCTCGTTCGTGCGCGATACGCGCGTTGTATCTTGCACAGCTTCAGGAAGATGACCTGAATTTGTTATTTTGATTGCTCGCAAGTCCACGGTTGAAGCTACACTCAGCCCAGCTGTGCTCCTCGTTCGCTGGCGCGCACTGCGGTGCTCTGTGGGCACGAGGGCTCACGCCCGAAGTCAGCTACGTACGCACAGGGGGTCGATAGCCACGAGCCATCTCACAGAATCGCTACTTCCCTTGTCCAACCGTGATGACGGGAACTGGTACAGAGCGGACGGTCTTCTCGGCGACGCTCCCGAGAAGGATTCGATCGCTCCCGCGTCTCCCTGTCGTTCCCATCACGACGGCGTGGATATCGTTCGAGTCGATGGTGTCGAGTATCGCCTCGATCGGGGACCCGTGTTCGACGTGCCGGACACTATTCGAAACGCCGTGTGTCTCTGCCTCCGACACGAGGTCGTCAACGGCATCGGTCGCAGCCTGTTCATGTTCCCGCCCCGAAATCGTTGAGCGAACGTCTAGACCTAGTGATGTCTCGTCGACGGCAGACAGGACGTGAACAGTCGCATCGAGCGCCGCTGCAAGTGAGAGACCATGCTCGGCAGCAGGGGCCGCACCGGCACTCCCGTCGGTCGGTATGAGGATGTTCTCGTAGGGGAACACCAGTTGTTCGTCGGGCTGCATCCGCGCTGTGAGGACCGGCACGGACGATAGGCGGACGGCCTTCTCCGTGACGCTTCCGATGAGGTATCGTGACACTCCCTCCCGACCGTGGGTCGGCATCACGATCACGTCGTACTCGTATTGCTCGGCGTACTCGACGATTGTCGGCGCTGGATGTCCCTGGACGACGTCGGAATCGTAGTCGACACCGAGTGTGTGCAGTGTCTTTTCTGCTTCCTCAACGATGTCCTCGCCCTCCTGAACAAGAGCATCAACGACCTCGGTTTCGACGACTGTGACACTATCGCGTGTCGTCTCCGCGACGAACAGAACGTGGATCGTGGCGTCGGCCCAGTGTGAGATCTCGGCCGCGTGATGCAATGCCTCCGCAGCCCCATCGCTTCCATCGAACGGGAGCAGAATGTCCTCGTACACGTGCACTGTAAATACTTACGGGCATCCCTCTCAAGTGGTTTGTCACCCACCAGCAGCGGCGTCTCACCCACCACTCGAGTTCGACTCCCGAACCCACATCACCGGAACTGGCGACGTTCGGACGATTTTCGCACTTACCCCGCCCATCATGTATCGGCTGAAATCAGTCTTACCGTGCGTGCCGAGGATCGCAAAGTCGATATCGTGGGCATCGATGTAGTTCCGGATTTCTTTCGACGGGACACCAAATTCGATTTCGCTCTCGATGCTATCGACGGTCGCCGCCTCTGCGGTCTCGATGGCGTCTGCTATGATCTCGTCCGCTCGGGTGGTGAGTTCTTCATCTTTCACCAGAGAGCGAACATCCGGACCGAGGCTTCCTGTCTCGACAACGTGGAGCAGGTGAAGCGTGGCACCAGTTGCGTTTGCGAGGGCGACTCCTTCGGACACCGCGAGTTCCGAACCACGGCTGCCGTCCGTCGGAACCAGAAGCTCCTGGCACGGATAGGTGAGCGGTTGGGTTCCGGGGTTGACTGCAATTACGGGGACGTCTGCGGTGTTGATAACGCGCTCTGTAACGCTTCCCAGGAGAAATCGTTGCAATCCACGCCGCCCGTGGGTCGGCATCGCAATCAACTCGATGCCTGACTGCGTACTATACTCGACAATCGCCTCGTAGGGGTCACCGTGGAGTCCCTCCGAGACCACGTCGATACCGTATTCTGTCGCGCGCTGTGCTGCTTCGTTCACGACCTCAGTTCCGTCCTGCTCCAGAGCGTCACTCACTCCCTCTTGTACTCTGGGAGGGCTGTCTTGGCTGGTGTCTACGACATTGAGGACGTGGATCGTTGCCTCGTGCTCGGAGGCTATCTGGAGGGCATACTCGAGGACCGATTCTACTGGCTCGCTCCCATCTGTGGGAAAGAGAATCTGGTCGTACATAGGATGGACTGAGGGAAGAATGGGTGTTACTGACCCTCGGTAGTGATATCCAACGCCCCTTCTTCTGCCGTCTGGGCCTCACGCCACCAGACGAGCTCGAACTCGATGCTCTGTTTTGCCTCGGTGTCCCCTTCGGACCAGTCCGACTCGCCTTCCAGTTTGAACGTCACCGGGTTCGTCGGGTCCAACTGGACCTGCTGCCCACCGAGTTCGAGCGTCACAGCGTCGTCGCCGTCGAGTTGTTCGGCGAGTTCGCGGAGGTACGATGCAATTTCGGACCGCGTTTTCTCGGCTTCAGTTTCGAGTTCTCCCATACGTACGAGTACGCGAGAAGTCACGACTTGGCAGTCAGTCAGCACGGTGAATGGGAAGGGTGGCTTCTGTTTTTCCTGCGTGGCGTGCAGTCGCAAGCGGACGAGGCCCATCAGCGGGCCAACCTGCTAGTCGACCTGCGAGAAGACTATCAACAGCGCTATCAGAGCGAGCGGTCTGAGAATATCCTCGAACTGGTGATGCGGCTCATCGAAGATCCGTACCTGGACGTGAACACAGCAGCCGACTGGTTGGATGTCGAATACAGCACGGCCAACCGACTGATCGGACAGCTCGAAGATGACGGAATACTCGAAGAACTCACCGGGAAAGACCGGAATCGGTTCTACCGGGCGAGCGAAGTCTTCCAGATCATCAACAAGCCGATCGATCAACTCTGAGCGACTGAGCAGAGAGGGCTTGAGGCATATGCATTAAACCGGCCAGTCTCAACTACTGCGAGCCGTTTGGAAGTTGAGACTACACCCGCTATGGAGGGAGGCAGTATGCGTATCTCACCGATATTCCGAAATCGACTGATATGGCACGTAGTACCCGACTTCATCGATCCACGTCGACAGCCACTCATCGGCAGTTGGCTCATCGATTTTTCCAGCATCGATCGCAGCCAACAGCACCCCGACCGACCCGACAACGGTCACGCCTTGCTTTTTCGCAAACGATCGGGCATCCCCGTCGTCGGTCAGTAGACGACCGTCCTCAGCGTCTGCCAAGGCAAACGCCTGTGCTTCACCGGGGTCGAGATGATCACTGACAACCGCCTCCCTGTCTGCGACGGTATCCGAAATCGTCGCGACTCGAATCTCGTCGTCGAGTGTATCGGGTGCCGACTGAAGATACGGATGGTCATCAACGCCGTGTTCGAGTTCCTCGCGCACAACTGGAACCGCACAGATTCCAGAGAGTCCTGTAACCACC includes:
- a CDS encoding iron-sulfur cluster assembly scaffold protein — translated: MDDKLVQEMLGDHSRNPRNYGELQSPDIEAEMTNPQCVGPTHPDGDRVSLQVALSDEGNIIEAVRFTGDGCTLSQAGASLLSEQMVGTAVSEIIEWDNEYIEERVRMELTPSRLQCAELVLTAFRQAVEDHD
- a CDS encoding saccharopine dehydrogenase family protein gives rise to the protein MSSTTNNYDIVVWGATGFAGQLVAEHLTSHYPAAELSVALGGRNASKLRRLAERLANESDREEIAIVVGDATKPASLREMASQTKVVCTTVGPYTTYGTPLVEACIEAGTDYCDLTGEINWVREMIDRYHDDAVAADVKIVHSCGFDSIPSDLGVKLLQSYATEEFGDACEFVRIYLEDGEGGVSGGTLASAAELFEAAATDPIARETVSNPYSLAPPGERYGVDTGEQRRPQRDSIRSIWTAPSPMAAVNERVIRRSNALLEYPWGREFRCTEVIPTSSGIGGAAAAGGIALGLGVGTAAMKSRLLRRGLRRFVFPEPGTGPSEAEIRSGHFLIRVIGRGTTTDGPFTVVSEIGAELDPGYGATARMLGEAGMCLLRGETESPLDGGILTPASGIGDPLGDRLRDVGFTVTAGAWQ
- a CDS encoding alpha/beta hydrolase, coding for MGSRRLSAVDWARQSIAAVALGILLVALVPVTIGTVAYFAIGYGPNAEALTTVEGNEAITIERFDRGTAVRSGPITNNTVGVVYYPGARVNHESYVPTAALIVTERHIVVVIVDMPLNLAVLAPNRAADAMATQPAVESWNIAGHSLGGAMACRYAADNAADLDGLVLHAAYCDVDISHSDLRVLSVLGTDDGVLNADRERKHRALLPADAEIVELDGVNHAGFGAYGPQRGDTPATREPSAMRADVADVTGSWLVRPNIGTTNETTVNTTANESAKTSAIYTG
- a CDS encoding universal stress protein, which encodes MYEDILLPFDGSDGAAEALHHAAEISHWADATIHVLFVAETTRDSVTVVETEVVDALVQEGEDIVEEAEKTLHTLGVDYDSDVVQGHPAPTIVEYAEQYEYDVIVMPTHGREGVSRYLIGSVTEKAVRLSSVPVLTARMQPDEQLVFPYENILIPTDGSAGAAPAAEHGLSLAAALDATVHVLSAVDETSLGLDVRSTISGREHEQAATDAVDDLVSEAETHGVSNSVRHVEHGSPIEAILDTIDSNDIHAVVMGTTGRRGSDRILLGSVAEKTVRSVPVPVITVGQGK
- a CDS encoding universal stress protein, which translates into the protein MYDQILFPTDGSEPVESVLEYALQIASEHEATIHVLNVVDTSQDSPPRVQEGVSDALEQDGTEVVNEAAQRATEYGIDVVSEGLHGDPYEAIVEYSTQSGIELIAMPTHGRRGLQRFLLGSVTERVINTADVPVIAVNPGTQPLTYPCQELLVPTDGSRGSELAVSEGVALANATGATLHLLHVVETGSLGPDVRSLVKDEELTTRADEIIADAIETAEAATVDSIESEIEFGVPSKEIRNYIDAHDIDFAILGTHGKTDFSRYMMGGVSAKIVRTSPVPVMWVRESNSSGG
- a CDS encoding amphi-Trp domain-containing protein, which translates into the protein MGELETEAEKTRSEIASYLRELAEQLDGDDAVTLELGGQQVQLDPTNPVTFKLEGESDWSEGDTEAKQSIEFELVWWREAQTAEEGALDITTEGQ